Proteins from one Choloepus didactylus isolate mChoDid1 chromosome 4, mChoDid1.pri, whole genome shotgun sequence genomic window:
- the PACS2 gene encoding phosphofurin acidic cluster sorting protein 2: protein MAERGRLGLPGAPGALNTPVPMNLFATWEVDGSSPSCVPRLCSLTLKKLLVFKELEKELISVVVAVKMQGSKRILRSHEIVLPPSGHVETDLALTFSLQYPHFLKREGNKLQIMLQRRKRYKNRTILGYKTLAAGSINMAEVMQYPSEGGQVLSLCSLKEATVKVAEIWIFSLSSQPIDHEDAAMQAGPKAKSADNYSEEEDESFSSEQEASDDAVQGQDLDEDDFDVGKPKKQRRSLQQNLKQKVVALLQPGLRVPAVSLCCVCVPPPGRPLSAGPASLPGSGDCAIGAGRLDLSCSGMVTGGGSCVWLQPPPGDQPLGSFACGREPWPGGGRLRGGGCRPSGRTEVGGGLGGPKEAELGVKAWCSAPSPQAFRGFLQHPWQCGSQTAPTPGRGQAGLAASPPADSSDALLGGPWGEALSSGPRPLMPTSGANLPARTPWFRTGDRRTWGLVPADTGPLALRKGRQRLQDRAAPCAQEALLTAQGRLHWALRERPWPGLCRTCPPGPELTGWGRGSSAGRGSQGRVQSDAAAPSTLGGSERQPRACRVGGTWGWPSARRGSRTPEPGPCPDTADGLVLLALSPDEESSQKFIPFVGVVKVGIVEPSSATSGDSDDAAPSGPGALSSTPPSMSPAAKEASPTPPSSPSVGGGLSSPSQGVGAELMGLQVDYWTAAQPVEKKRDAEKKDLAAKNTLKCTFRSLQVSRLPSSGEAAATPTMSMTVVTKEKNKKVMFLPKKTKEKDLEAKSQCIEGISRLICTAKHQQNMLRVLIDGVEWNDVKFFQLAAQWSSHVKHFPICIFGHSKSTF, encoded by the exons GTTGTGCAGCCTGACCCTGAAGAAGCTGCTGGTCTTTAAGGAGCTGGAGAAGGAGCTCATCTCGGTGGTGGTCGCTGTCAAAATGCAG GGCTCCAAGCGGATTCTGCGGTCTCACGAGATTGTGCTGCCCCCCAGTGGACACGTGGAAACCGACCTGGCGCTGACCTTCTCGCTGCAG TACCCCCACTTCCTGAAAAGAGAAGGCAACAAACTTCAGATCATGCTGCAACGGAGAAAGCGATACAAGAACCGGACCATCCTGGGCTACAAGACGCTGGCCGCGGGCTCCATCAACATGGCAGAG GTGATGCAGTACCCCTCAGAGGGTGGCCAGGTGCTGAGCCTGTGCAGCCTTAAGGAGGCCACGGTCAAGGTGGCGGAGATCTGGATCTTCTCGCTGTCCAGCCAGCCCATTGACCACGAGGACGCCGCCATGCAGGCCGGCCCCAAGGCCAAGTCCGCAG ataactactccgAGGAAGAGGATGAGAGCTTCTCGTCCGAGCAGGAGGCCAGTGACGACGCCGTGCAGGGGCAG GATTTGGACGAGGACGACTTTGACGTGGGGAAGCCCAAGAAGCAGCGGCGATCGCTA CAGCAGAACCTCAAGCAGAAGGTCGTGGCACTGCT GCAGCCTGGCTTGAGGGTTCCGGCTGTGTCCCTGTGCTGTGTCTGCGTCCCCCCGCCTGGCCGACCCTTGTCTGCTGGCCCTGCCTCCCTACCTGGCTCGGGGGACTGTGCGATTGGAGCCGGCCGGCTCGATCTCAGCTGCTCAGG GATGGTGACGGGTGGCGGCTCCTGTGTGTGGCTGCAGCCCCCACCCGGCGACCAGCCCCTTGGGAGTTTCGCCTGCGGGCGAGAGCCGTGGCCTGGCGGGGGCCGCCTGCGGGGTGGTGGGTGTAGGCCCTCGGGCCGTACTGAGGTGGGGGGAGGCCTGGGGGGCCCcaaggaggcagagctgggggtcAAGGCCTGGTgctcagccccctcccctcagGCTTTCAGGGGCTTCCTGCAGCACCCCTGGCAGTGCGGCTCGCAGACGGCCCCCACCCCAGGGAGGGGTCAGGCCGGCCTCGCTGCCAGCCCTCCTGCCGACAGCTCGGACGCTCTCCTCggggggccctggggagaggcCCTGTCCTCGGGCCCGCGGCCGCTCATGCCCACATCAGGAGCGAACCTGCCAGCGCGGACGCCGTGGTTCAGAACGGGGGACAGAAGGACATGGGGCCTTGTCCCGGCTGACACCGGACCCCTCGCCCTGAGGAAGGGCCGGCAGAGGCTGCAGGACAGGGCAGCTCCGTGCGCTCAGGAGGCGCTTCTGACGGCCCAGG GACGGCTGCACTGGGCGCTGCGGGAAAGGCCCTGGCCGGGGTTGTGCAGGACCTGCCCACCGGGCCCTGAGCTCactggctggggcagggggtcCTCTGCGGGACGGGGCTCACAAGGCCGTGTGCAGAGCGACGCAGCAGCCCCCAGCACCCTGGGAGGGTCCGAGCGCCAGCCCAGGGCGTGCCGTGTGGGGGGCACCTGGGGCTGGCCGTCTGCCAGGAGAGGGTCCCGCACCCCCGAGCCTGGGCCGTGCCCGGACACCGCTGACGGCCTTGTTCTCCTTGCTCTCAGCCCTGACGAAGAATCCTCTCAGAAGTTCATCCCCTTTGTCGGG GTGGTGAAGGTTGGCATCGTGGAGCCGTCCTCCGCCACATCAG GCGACTCGGACGATGCGGCCCCCTCCGGCCCCGGCGCGCTCTCCTCCACCCCACCGTCCATGTCTCCAGCTGCCAAGGAGGCCTCGCCCACGCCCCCCTCCTCGCCGTCCGTGGGGGGCGgcctctcctcccccag CCAGGGCGTCGGTGCCGAGCTGATGGGGCTGCAGGTGGATTACTGGACGGCGGCCCAGCCGGTGGAGAAGAAGAGGGACGCGGAGAAGAAGGACCTCGCCGCCAAAAACACGCTCAAGTGCACTTTCCGGTCCCTCCAGGTCAGCAGGCTGCCCAGCAGCGGCGAGGCCGCGGCCACGCCCACCATGTCCATGACGGTGGTCACCAAGGAGAAGAACAAGAAGG TGATGTTTTTACCCAAGAAAACGAAAGAAAAGGACCTGGAGGCCAAAAGCCAGTGCATCGAGGGCATCAGCCGCCTGATATGCACCGCCAAGCACCAGCAGAACATGCTGCGGG TTCTCATCGACGGGGTGGAATGGAATGACGTCAAGTTCTTCCAGCTGGCTGCTCAGTGGTCATCCCACGTCAAGCACTTCCCCATCTGCATCTTTGGACACTCCAAGTCCACCTTCTAG